The Methanobacterium sp. Maddingley MBC34 genome contains the following window.
ATCGGACCATCCGGTTCAGGGAAATCCACTCTCTTAAACATGATTGGGGCCCTTGACACAGCTGATGATGGAATGATATCTGTTGCAGGTAAAAATCTCCTAGAAAGTAAGGATCTTAGTGATTTCCGTTCCAACGAGATAGGTTTCATCTTTCAGTTGCATAATCTCATCCCCAACCTTACTGTACTGGAAAATGTGACTATCCCTATGTATGGAAATGGATTAAAAGGACACGAAATGGCTGAAAGAGCTATGAAACTCCTTGCATATGTTAAATTGGAGAATAAGACTAAAAGAAAGCCCACCGAACTTTCTGGAGGAGAGAGGCAGAGAGTTGCAATTGCACGTGCATTGGCCAATAATCCCTCCATTATCCTGGCAGACGAGCCCACTGGTTCTTTGGACTCTAAAAACGGGCAAATGATCCTGCAACGTCTCAAAGAGCTTCATGAAAAGGAAAATGTGACTTTGATCATGGTAACTCATGACATGAAGGTTGCATCCCTGGCTGAACGGACTATTGAGGTTCTGGATGGACAAATCCAGACCTGATATTCTTTGGTGGTGATGAATATGGATCTCTACAAATTAGCTTTAAATAACATTAGAAGAAGAAAACTCAGAAGTGCCCTGACCATGCTAGGGATAATTATTGGCGCGGCCATGCTCATGGTGCTTTTGGGGTTAACTGCCGGGACAACCACGGCTATTAAGGATGAAACAAATGCTTACATGTATGATATAGCAATTTCTCCAGAATCTACCTCTGGATCCTATTTAATGGATAGTCAAACCATATCCAAGGTGGAGAACCTGTCCAATCTTCACGATTTCCGGGAGGTTACTGCTTTTTCAGAGGATATGAATAGCACTAAACTGTTTTTCGAGGGAGTAAATAACTGGAAGGATGCTAAAATAATAAATGGAACGCAAGGTGTTGTAGTTAACCAGGTAGCCGTTGAAAAGTTAGGTTATGGAATTGGAAGTAAAATAACAGTCAAAGGCAAGGAATTAACTGTGACTGGAATATCTAAAGAAGCACAGGCGCCTTACGTTTACATAGACCAGACAACAGCCAGGCAAATGGCTGGTGATCAGGTAGCTGTTATTTATGCCAGTACTGATGGAGACCCAAAAACCGTTGCTGATCAGGTTAAAAAACAGGTAAGTGGAGTTTCAGTGGAAACCAAATCAGATAAGGTGAAGGAAATCCAGGAAATGACTGATCAGGCCCTGCTCTTCATGGGATTTATAGCCAGTGTTGCCCTGCTGGTGGGAATCATCAGTGTGATCAACACCATGCTGATCAGTGTCATGGAACGAACCAGGGAACTGGGAGTATTAAAAGCCATTGGGTTCACTAACTGGGAAATAAAAGGAAGCATACTCTTTGAATCCGGCCTTTTAGGATTTTTCGGAGGAGTTATAGGTGTAATCCTGGGAATTATTGGAATATACGGGGTTGCCAATGCACTGAAATTAGCTGACTATATTCCTGGAATGATGCCAATATGGTTAATTTTAGGAGTTATTGCTGGCGCTACCATTTTAAGCGTACTAGCAGGACTTTACCCAGCCACTAAAGCTTCAAAACTACAGGTTGTGGAGGCGTTAAGGAATGACTAATCATATACTTGAATTTAAAGATGTTTGGAAAACCTATCATATGGGTGATGAGGATGTAAATGCCCTTGCAGGTTTAAACCTGACCTTGGAAGAGGGTTCATTCACTGCAGTCATGGGGCCCTCTGGATCTGGTAAATCCACATTCTTGCACGTGGCAGGGATACTGGATATTCCTTCTAAAGGTTTATTCCGGATAAATGGAAGGCAAACCAGTGAATTATCGGTTAAAGAACAGGCAATTCTTCGGAGAAATGAGATTGGTTTCATATTCCAGAGATTCAATCTCTTGTCTCAGCTTTCTGCCCTGGAAAATGTCACTTTACCCATGATCAATGAGGATTCTGAAAAAGCAAAAATGATCCTGGATAAAATGGGCTTGCATGATAAGTATCATAAATTCCCCAACCAGCTTTCTGGTGGAGAACAACAGCGAGTAGCAATTGCTAGAGCTCTTATAAACGATCCTTCAATCATTCTGG
Protein-coding sequences here:
- a CDS encoding ABC-type antimicrobial peptide transport system, ATPase component (PFAM: ABC transporter), whose translation is MNNGNIVEIKNLKKGYDKGRIKALNGIDLEIRKGEFVSIIGPSGSGKSTLLNMIGALDTADDGMISVAGKNLLESKDLSDFRSNEIGFIFQLHNLIPNLTVLENVTIPMYGNGLKGHEMAERAMKLLAYVKLENKTKRKPTELSGGERQRVAIARALANNPSIILADEPTGSLDSKNGQMILQRLKELHEKENVTLIMVTHDMKVASLAERTIEVLDGQIQT
- a CDS encoding ABC-type transport system, involved in lipoprotein release, permease component (PFAM: Predicted permease); the protein is MDLYKLALNNIRRRKLRSALTMLGIIIGAAMLMVLLGLTAGTTTAIKDETNAYMYDIAISPESTSGSYLMDSQTISKVENLSNLHDFREVTAFSEDMNSTKLFFEGVNNWKDAKIINGTQGVVVNQVAVEKLGYGIGSKITVKGKELTVTGISKEAQAPYVYIDQTTARQMAGDQVAVIYASTDGDPKTVADQVKKQVSGVSVETKSDKVKEIQEMTDQALLFMGFIASVALLVGIISVINTMLISVMERTRELGVLKAIGFTNWEIKGSILFESGLLGFFGGVIGVILGIIGIYGVANALKLADYIPGMMPIWLILGVIAGATILSVLAGLYPATKASKLQVVEALRND
- a CDS encoding ABC-type antimicrobial peptide transport system, ATPase component (PFAM: ABC transporter), which encodes MTNHILEFKDVWKTYHMGDEDVNALAGLNLTLEEGSFTAVMGPSGSGKSTFLHVAGILDIPSKGLFRINGRQTSELSVKEQAILRRNEIGFIFQRFNLLSQLSALENVTLPMINEDSEKAKMILDKMGLHDKYHKFPNQLSGGEQQRVAIARALINDPSIILADEPTGELDTANANSIMQVLQDLNRNDGVSIVIVTHNQVSADFADEIIHMQDGKIKIDEN